A genomic segment from Flavobacterium sp. 9R encodes:
- the eno gene encoding phosphopyruvate hydratase encodes MSIIVKIFARQIFDSRGNPTIEVDVITENGIIGRAAVPSGASTGEHEAVELRDGGKAFLGKGVLTAVNNVNTIIAEELVGTSVFEQNKIDQLMIDLDGTPNKSKLGANAILGVSLAAAKAAANELGLPLYRYVGGVSANTLPLPMMNIINGGSHSDAPIAFQEFMIMPVKATSFTHALQMGTEIFHNLKKVLHDRGLSTAVGDEGGFAPNLAGGTEDALDTIKKAVEAAGYTFGDEVMIALDCASSEFYVDGKYDYSKFEGPTGKVRTSAEQVEYLAELTAKYPIISIEDGMQENDWDGWKLLTEKIGDKVQLVGDDLFVTNVERLSTGIEKGIANSILVKVNQIGTLTETIAAVNMAKNAGYTSVMSHRSGETEDYTIADLAVALNCGQIKTGSASRSDRMAKYNQLLRIEEELEATAYFPGKNAFNVK; translated from the coding sequence ATGAGTATTATTGTTAAAATTTTCGCAAGACAAATTTTCGATTCAAGAGGTAATCCAACTATTGAAGTAGATGTAATTACAGAAAACGGAATTATAGGAAGAGCTGCAGTTCCATCAGGAGCTTCAACAGGTGAACACGAGGCGGTAGAGTTGAGAGATGGTGGTAAAGCTTTTTTAGGAAAAGGAGTTTTGACTGCTGTAAATAATGTAAACACAATTATAGCTGAAGAATTAGTAGGTACTTCTGTATTTGAACAAAATAAAATTGATCAATTAATGATTGATTTAGATGGTACTCCAAATAAATCAAAATTGGGTGCAAATGCTATTTTAGGTGTTTCTCTTGCTGCTGCTAAAGCTGCTGCAAATGAATTAGGACTTCCTTTGTATAGATATGTAGGAGGTGTTTCAGCTAACACTTTACCATTGCCAATGATGAATATCATTAATGGTGGTTCGCATTCAGATGCTCCGATTGCTTTTCAAGAGTTTATGATTATGCCTGTTAAAGCAACATCATTTACACATGCTTTGCAAATGGGAACTGAAATTTTCCATAATCTTAAAAAAGTATTACACGATAGAGGTCTTTCTACTGCTGTTGGTGATGAAGGAGGTTTTGCTCCGAATTTAGCAGGTGGTACTGAAGATGCATTAGATACTATCAAAAAAGCTGTGGAAGCGGCAGGTTATACTTTTGGAGATGAAGTAATGATTGCTTTAGATTGTGCTTCTTCTGAGTTCTATGTAGATGGTAAATACGATTATTCTAAATTTGAAGGGCCAACTGGAAAAGTTAGAACATCAGCAGAGCAAGTTGAGTATTTAGCAGAATTAACAGCTAAGTATCCAATTATTTCTATAGAAGATGGTATGCAAGAAAATGACTGGGATGGTTGGAAATTATTAACTGAGAAAATTGGTGATAAAGTGCAATTGGTTGGTGATGATTTGTTTGTTACTAATGTTGAGCGTTTATCTACTGGTATCGAAAAAGGAATTGCAAATTCAATCCTTGTAAAAGTAAATCAGATTGGTACGTTAACTGAAACGATTGCAGCAGTAAATATGGCTAAAAATGCTGGTTATACATCTGTAATGTCTCACCGTTCTGGAGAAACTGAAGATTACACTATTGCAGATTTAGCAGTTGCTTTGAACTGTGGTCAAATTAAAACAGGTTCTGCATCTCGTTCTGATCGTATGGCAAAATACAATCAATTATTGAGAATAGAAGAAGAACTTGAAGCTACTGCCTATTTTCCTGGCAAAAATGCTTTCAATGTAAAATAA
- the carA gene encoding glutamine-hydrolyzing carbamoyl-phosphate synthase small subunit → MKYTTRQQALLLLSDGTIFYGKSIGLSGIAYGEVCFNTGMTGYQEIFTDPSYFGQLMVATNAHIGNYGVSDKEVESDNIKISGLICKNFSFNYSRPDATESLENYFEKQNLICISDVDTRALVSYIRENGAMNAVICTDGTPIEDLKVALAKVPDMKGLELASRVSTKTPYFYGEENAKYKVAALDLGIKTNILRNLAKRDCYIKVFPFDASFEDLASFNPDGYFLSNGPGDPDPLESAINVAKQIIEKDKPLFGICLGHQVIALANGVSTYKMFNGHRGINHPVTNLETGKGEITSQNHGFAVNKEELEKHPDLVITHLHLNDSTVAGMRMKNKNCFSVQYHPEASPGPHDSSYLFDQFIANIEKAKS, encoded by the coding sequence ATGAAATATACAACTAGACAACAAGCTTTATTATTACTTAGTGATGGAACTATTTTTTATGGAAAATCAATTGGTTTAAGTGGAATCGCTTATGGTGAAGTTTGTTTTAATACAGGAATGACGGGATATCAAGAGATTTTCACTGATCCTTCTTATTTTGGACAATTAATGGTAGCTACAAATGCTCATATTGGTAACTATGGTGTTAGTGATAAAGAAGTAGAATCAGACAATATTAAAATATCTGGTCTTATTTGTAAAAATTTTAGTTTTAACTATTCACGTCCAGATGCAACTGAGAGTCTTGAAAATTATTTTGAAAAGCAAAACCTCATTTGTATTTCTGATGTTGACACTAGAGCTCTTGTAAGTTATATCCGCGAAAATGGTGCAATGAATGCAGTTATTTGTACGGATGGGACACCAATCGAAGATTTAAAAGTGGCATTGGCTAAAGTTCCTGATATGAAAGGTTTGGAATTGGCTTCAAGAGTTTCAACAAAAACGCCTTATTTTTATGGTGAGGAAAATGCAAAATATAAAGTAGCAGCTTTAGATTTAGGTATTAAAACTAATATCCTTCGAAACCTTGCCAAAAGAGATTGTTATATAAAGGTATTTCCTTTTGATGCTAGCTTTGAAGATTTAGCGTCATTTAATCCTGATGGCTACTTTTTATCAAATGGACCTGGTGATCCTGACCCACTTGAAAGTGCTATTAATGTTGCAAAACAAATTATTGAAAAAGATAAACCTTTGTTTGGAATTTGTTTAGGGCATCAAGTAATTGCATTAGCAAACGGAGTTTCGACTTATAAAATGTTTAATGGACACAGAGGGATCAATCATCCAGTTACTAATTTGGAAACGGGTAAAGGTGAAATTACTTCTCAAAACCACGGATTCGCTGTAAATAAAGAAGAATTAGAAAAGCATCCTGATTTGGTAATAACCCATTTGCATTTAAATGATTCTACTGTTGCTGGGATGAGAATGAAAAATAAAAATTGTTTTTCTGTTCAATACCACCCTGAAGCAAGTCCTGGGCCACACGATTCATCTTATCTATTTGATCAGTTTATTGCTAATATAGAGAAAGCAAAAAGCTAA
- the rplQ gene encoding 50S ribosomal protein L17 codes for MRHGKKNNHLSRQTAHRKSMLANMACSLIEHKRINTTVAKAKALKQFVEPLITKSKADTTHNRRIVFSYLRSKYAVTDLFRDVAAKVGDRPGGYTRIIKVGNRLGDNADMAMIELVDFNELYNGGKKEVKKAKSRRGGKAKKVEEATEAPEVSAEPTAEAAE; via the coding sequence ATGAGACACGGAAAAAAAAATAATCACTTAAGCAGACAGACTGCACATAGAAAATCTATGTTAGCTAATATGGCTTGTTCTCTTATTGAGCACAAACGTATTAATACTACTGTTGCTAAAGCTAAAGCGCTAAAACAATTTGTTGAGCCGCTTATAACAAAATCTAAAGCTGATACTACTCACAATCGTCGTATCGTTTTCTCTTATTTACGTAGTAAATATGCTGTAACTGATTTATTCAGAGATGTTGCTGCAAAAGTTGGAGACCGTCCAGGTGGATATACTCGTATTATTAAAGTTGGAAATCGTTTGGGAGATAATGCTGATATGGCAATGATCGAACTAGTTGATTTTAACGAACTTTACAACGGAGGTAAAAAAGAAGTTAAAAAAGCAAAAAGCCGTCGTGGTGGAAAAGCTAAAAAAGTTGAAGAAGCTACTGAAGCTCCTGAGGTTAGTGCTGAGCCAACTGCTGAAGCTGCTGAATAA
- a CDS encoding DNA-directed RNA polymerase subunit alpha — MAIFNFQKPDKVIMIDSTDFEGKFEFRPLEPGYGLTVGNALRRVLLSALEGYAITSVRIEGVDHEFSTISGVVEDVTEIILNLKQVRFKRQIEDIDNESVTISVSGKDQLTAGDFQKFISGFQVLNPELVICNLDSKIKLSFDLTIEKGRGYVPAEENKKQNAAIGTIFTDSIFTPVKNVKYAIENFRVEQKTDYEKLVFEIKTDGSINPKDALTEAAKVLIHHFMLFSDERITLEADEIAQTESYDEESLHMRQLLKTKLVDMDLSVRALNCLKAAEVDTLGDLVSFNKNDLMKFRNFGKKSLTELDELVAVKNLTFGMDLTKYKLDKE; from the coding sequence ATGGCAATATTTAATTTTCAGAAGCCCGATAAAGTTATCATGATCGATTCCACCGATTTTGAAGGTAAATTTGAATTTAGACCTTTAGAACCAGGTTACGGATTGACCGTAGGTAATGCACTTAGAAGAGTTTTGCTTTCAGCATTAGAAGGATATGCAATAACATCTGTTCGTATCGAAGGTGTAGATCATGAGTTTTCCACTATATCAGGAGTTGTTGAAGATGTTACCGAAATTATCTTAAATCTTAAACAAGTGCGTTTTAAACGTCAAATTGAGGATATTGATAATGAATCAGTTACTATTTCTGTTTCCGGTAAAGATCAATTAACAGCTGGTGATTTTCAAAAGTTTATTTCAGGATTTCAAGTTTTGAACCCAGAACTTGTTATTTGTAACTTAGACAGTAAAATCAAATTAAGTTTTGATTTGACTATTGAAAAAGGTAGAGGTTATGTTCCTGCAGAAGAGAACAAAAAACAGAATGCAGCAATTGGTACTATTTTTACAGATTCTATTTTTACTCCAGTAAAAAATGTAAAATATGCTATTGAAAACTTCCGTGTAGAGCAAAAAACAGATTATGAAAAATTAGTTTTTGAAATCAAAACTGATGGATCTATTAATCCTAAAGATGCACTTACTGAAGCTGCTAAAGTTTTAATTCACCATTTCATGTTATTTTCTGATGAAAGAATTACACTTGAGGCTGATGAAATAGCACAAACAGAATCTTATGATGAAGAATCATTGCATATGAGACAATTGCTTAAAACTAAGCTTGTTGATATGGACTTATCTGTTAGAGCTTTAAATTGTTTGAAAGCGGCTGAAGTTGATACACTTGGTGATTTAGTATCTTTTAATAAAAATGACTTAATGAAGTTCCGTAATTTCGGTAAAAAATCTTTAACTGAACTAGATGAACTAGTAGCAGTAAAGAACCTTACTTTCGGTATGGATTTGACAAAATACAAACTAGATAAAGAATAA
- the rpsD gene encoding 30S ribosomal protein S4, with translation MARYTGPSTRIARKFGEAIFGDDKAFEKRNYPPGQHGMAKKRGKKSEYAVQLMEKQKAKYSYGILEKQFRNLFEKASATKGVTGEVLLQLCESRLDNVVFRMGIAPSRRGARQIVSHRHITVNGEVVNIPSYHLKPGDKVAVREKSKSLEAIERSLSNSSHVYEWITWNNDLKEGTFVSVPARLQIPENIKEQLIVELYNK, from the coding sequence ATGGCAAGATATACTGGTCCAAGCACAAGAATCGCCCGTAAATTTGGCGAAGCAATTTTCGGAGACGATAAAGCTTTCGAAAAAAGAAATTACCCTCCTGGACAACACGGGATGGCTAAAAAAAGAGGAAAAAAATCTGAGTACGCTGTCCAATTGATGGAAAAGCAAAAAGCTAAATATTCTTATGGAATTTTAGAAAAACAATTCAGAAATTTATTTGAAAAAGCATCAGCTACTAAAGGTGTTACTGGTGAGGTTTTATTACAATTATGTGAATCAAGATTAGATAACGTAGTTTTTAGAATGGGAATTGCTCCATCTAGAAGAGGTGCTCGTCAAATTGTTTCTCACAGACACATTACTGTTAATGGTGAAGTTGTAAATATCCCTTCTTACCACCTAAAGCCTGGTGATAAAGTTGCTGTTCGTGAAAAGTCTAAATCATTAGAAGCTATCGAACGTTCTTTGTCTAATTCAAGTCATGTTTATGAATGGATTACTTGGAATAATGATCTTAAAGAAGGAACTTTTGTTTCTGTACCTGCAAGACTTCAAATTCCTGAAAATATTAAAGAACAATTAATCGTAGAGTTGTACAACAAATAA
- the rpsK gene encoding 30S ribosomal protein S11, with protein sequence MAKATAKKRKVIVESTGEAHISATFNNIIISLTNKKGEVISWSSAGKMGFRGSKKNTPYAAQMAAEDCSKVAIEAGLKKVKVYVKGPGNGRESAIRSIHNGGIEVTEIIDVTPMPHNGCRPPKRRRV encoded by the coding sequence ATGGCTAAAGCAACTGCAAAAAAACGTAAAGTTATCGTTGAATCAACGGGAGAGGCTCATATTTCTGCTACCTTCAATAACATCATCATTTCGTTAACAAACAAAAAAGGTGAAGTTATTTCTTGGTCTTCAGCTGGTAAAATGGGTTTTAGAGGTTCTAAAAAGAATACTCCATATGCAGCCCAAATGGCAGCAGAAGATTGTAGCAAAGTAGCTATTGAGGCTGGTCTTAAAAAAGTTAAAGTATATGTTAAAGGACCAGGTAACGGACGTGAGTCTGCTATCCGTTCTATACATAATGGTGGAATTGAAGTTACAGAAATTATTGATGTTACTCCAATGCCTCACAATGGATGTCGTCCTCCTAAAAGACGTAGAGTTTAA
- the rpsM gene encoding 30S ribosomal protein S13, giving the protein MARIAGVDIPKNKRGVIALTYIFGLGKSRAIEILEKAQVSQDKKVQDWNDDEIGAIREAVSAFKIEGELRSEVSLNIKRLMDIGCYRGIRHRSGLPLRGQRTKNNSRTRKGKRKTVANKKKATK; this is encoded by the coding sequence ATGGCAAGAATAGCAGGGGTAGATATCCCAAAAAACAAGAGAGGTGTTATAGCACTTACCTACATCTTCGGATTAGGAAAAAGTAGAGCAATTGAGATTTTAGAGAAAGCTCAAGTAAGCCAAGATAAAAAAGTTCAAGATTGGAATGACGATGAGATTGGAGCAATCCGTGAAGCTGTATCTGCTTTCAAAATTGAAGGTGAATTGCGTTCAGAGGTTTCTTTAAACATTAAACGTTTGATGGATATTGGATGCTACAGAGGTATACGTCATAGATCTGGTCTTCCATTAAGAGGACAAAGAACTAAAAACAACTCTAGAACAAGAAAAGGTAAAAGAAAAACTGTTGCTAACAAGAAAAAAGCAACTAAATAA
- the ykgO gene encoding type B 50S ribosomal protein L36: MKVRASVKKRSAECIIVRRKGRLYVINKKNPRFKQRQG; encoded by the coding sequence ATGAAAGTAAGAGCATCAGTTAAAAAAAGAAGCGCCGAGTGCATTATTGTGCGTAGAAAAGGCAGATTATACGTAATCAACAAAAAGAATCCTAGATTTAAACAAAGACAAGGATAA
- the infA gene encoding translation initiation factor IF-1: MAKQSAIEQDGSIIEALSNAMFRVELENGHIVIAHISGKMRMHYIKLLPGDKVKLEMSPYDLSKARITYRY; the protein is encoded by the coding sequence ATGGCAAAACAATCAGCAATAGAACAAGACGGATCAATTATTGAAGCATTATCTAATGCAATGTTCCGTGTAGAGTTAGAAAATGGACATATAGTAATTGCTCATATATCTGGAAAAATGCGTATGCATTATATCAAATTATTACCTGGTGATAAAGTGAAATTAGAAATGAGCCCTTACGATTTGTCAAAAGCAAGAATTACTTATAGATATTAA
- the secY gene encoding preprotein translocase subunit SecY, with translation MKKFFESLSNVWKIEELKNRILVTLGLLLVYRFGAHVTLPGIDATQLTGLAGQTKEGIGSILDMFTGGAFSKASVFALGIMPYISASIVVQLMGIAIPYLQKLQSDGESGRKKINQITRWLTIGITLVQGPTYIYNLYRTLPSNAFLLGFNSFEFLFSSVVILVTGTIFAMWLGEKITDKGIGNGISLLIMVGILARFPQAFIQEFTTRVTNNNGGLMLLVIEVIIWMLVIISCVLLVMAVRKIPVQYARRTTSGDFEQDMLGGNRQWIPLKLNASGVMPIIFAQAIMFIPAAVAGLSKSETSQTIVSAFSDIFGFWYNFVFASLIVIFTFFYTAITVPTNKMSDDLKRSGGFIPGVRPGAETSDYLDKVMSLITFPGSLFLALIAVFPAIVVSLMDVQQSWAMFFGGTSLIIMVGVAIDTMQQINSYLLNKHYDGLMKSGKNRKAVA, from the coding sequence ATGAAGAAATTTTTTGAATCATTAAGTAATGTTTGGAAGATTGAGGAACTAAAAAATAGAATCCTAGTAACTCTAGGACTTCTTTTAGTTTATCGATTTGGTGCCCATGTAACACTTCCTGGAATTGATGCTACTCAATTGACTGGTTTGGCTGGTCAAACAAAAGAAGGTATCGGTTCTATCTTGGATATGTTTACAGGTGGTGCTTTTTCTAAAGCGTCTGTTTTCGCATTAGGAATTATGCCGTATATTTCTGCTTCTATTGTAGTACAGTTAATGGGAATTGCTATTCCTTATTTGCAAAAGCTACAAAGTGATGGAGAAAGCGGTAGAAAAAAAATCAATCAGATTACCCGTTGGTTAACTATTGGTATCACCTTAGTACAAGGGCCAACTTACATCTACAATCTTTACAGAACATTACCAAGTAATGCCTTTTTGTTAGGGTTTAATTCTTTTGAATTCTTATTTTCTTCTGTAGTTATCTTAGTTACAGGTACAATTTTTGCAATGTGGTTAGGTGAAAAAATTACTGATAAAGGTATCGGTAATGGTATTTCTCTACTTATTATGGTAGGGATTTTAGCTAGATTCCCACAAGCATTTATTCAAGAGTTTACAACAAGAGTAACCAATAATAATGGTGGTTTAATGCTTTTAGTTATTGAAGTTATCATTTGGATGTTGGTTATTATTTCTTGTGTGTTACTTGTAATGGCGGTAAGAAAAATTCCTGTTCAGTATGCAAGACGTACTACATCAGGTGATTTTGAACAAGATATGCTTGGTGGTAACAGACAATGGATTCCATTGAAGTTGAATGCTTCAGGTGTAATGCCAATTATCTTTGCTCAAGCTATTATGTTTATTCCAGCAGCTGTTGCTGGTTTATCCAAATCAGAAACTTCGCAAACAATTGTTAGTGCTTTTAGTGACATCTTTGGTTTTTGGTATAATTTTGTATTTGCTAGCTTAATAGTTATCTTTACATTTTTTTACACCGCAATCACAGTACCAACTAATAAGATGTCTGATGATTTGAAAAGAAGCGGAGGTTTCATTCCAGGAGTAAGACCTGGTGCAGAAACATCTGATTATCTTGATAAAGTGATGTCTTTAATTACTTTCCCAGGGTCTTTATTTCTTGCTTTAATCGCTGTGTTCCCAGCAATTGTCGTAAGTCTTATGGATGTACAACAATCTTGGGCAATGTTTTTTGGAGGTACTTCATTAATCATTATGGTTGGTGTTGCTATTGACACAATGCAGCAAATTAACTCATACTTGTTGAATAAACACTATGATGGTTTGATGAAGAGTGGTAAAAATAGAAAAGCAGTAGCTTAA
- the rplO gene encoding 50S ribosomal protein L15, translating to MNLSNLQPAEGSTHNQNKRLGRGEGSGKGGTSARGHKGAKSRSGYSKKIGFEGGQMPLQRRVPKFGFTNINRKEYEGVNLDTLQLLVDNGVVTDTVDMTVYVANRLATKNEIVKILGRGELKAKLKVSAHKFTATAKAAIEAAGGEAVTL from the coding sequence ATGAATTTAAGTAATTTACAACCTGCTGAGGGTTCTACACACAATCAAAATAAGAGATTAGGTAGAGGTGAAGGTTCTGGTAAAGGTGGTACTTCTGCAAGAGGTCACAAAGGAGCTAAATCTCGTTCTGGTTATTCTAAAAAGATTGGTTTTGAAGGTGGTCAAATGCCGCTGCAAAGACGTGTTCCTAAGTTTGGTTTCACAAACATCAATCGTAAAGAATACGAAGGTGTTAATTTAGATACACTTCAATTATTGGTTGATAATGGTGTTGTAACTGATACTGTTGATATGACAGTTTATGTTGCGAATCGTTTGGCTACCAAAAATGAAATCGTTAAGATTTTAGGAAGAGGTGAATTGAAAGCGAAATTAAAGGTATCTGCTCACAAATTTACTGCTACTGCAAAAGCTGCTATTGAAGCTGCTGGAGGTGAAGCTGTAACATTATAA
- the rpmD gene encoding 50S ribosomal protein L30, whose amino-acid sequence MAKLLVKQVRSKINCPLTQKRGLEALGLRKMGQVVEHDSNPAILGMINKVKHLVSVEEIK is encoded by the coding sequence ATGGCTAAATTATTAGTAAAACAAGTACGTAGCAAAATCAACTGTCCTCTTACTCAAAAAAGAGGATTAGAAGCTTTGGGTTTACGTAAAATGGGACAAGTTGTAGAGCATGATTCTAATCCTGCTATCCTTGGGATGATAAATAAAGTTAAACACTTAGTTTCTGTAGAAGAAATTAAATAA
- the rpsE gene encoding 30S ribosomal protein S5, with translation MSNKYKNIELVKPSGLELKDRLVSVNRVTKVTKGGRAFGFSAIVVVGDENGVVGHGLGKSKDVSEAIAKAVEDAKKNLVRIPLNGQSVPHEQKGKFGGARVFLIPASHGTGVIAGGAVRSVLESVGIHDVLSKSQGSSNPHNVVKATFDALLQMRSAHTVARQRGVSLEKVFKG, from the coding sequence ATGTCTAATAAGTACAAGAATATAGAGTTAGTAAAACCAAGTGGTCTTGAATTAAAAGATCGTTTGGTAAGTGTAAATCGTGTTACTAAGGTTACAAAAGGTGGTAGAGCTTTTGGTTTTTCTGCTATTGTAGTTGTAGGTGATGAAAACGGTGTAGTTGGACACGGATTAGGTAAATCTAAAGATGTTTCTGAAGCTATTGCAAAAGCAGTAGAAGATGCTAAGAAAAATTTAGTTAGAATTCCTTTGAATGGTCAATCTGTTCCTCACGAACAAAAAGGTAAATTTGGTGGTGCACGTGTATTTTTAATTCCTGCCTCTCATGGTACTGGAGTTATTGCTGGTGGAGCTGTTCGTTCAGTTCTTGAATCAGTAGGAATTCATGATGTATTATCAAAATCTCAAGGGTCATCAAATCCTCATAATGTTGTAAAAGCTACTTTTGATGCTTTATTACAAATGAGAAGCGCTCATACAGTTGCAAGACAAAGAGGGGTTTCTTTAGAGAAAGTTTTTAAAGGTTAA
- the rplR gene encoding 50S ribosomal protein L18, translated as MSLTKPERRQRIRFRIRKTISGSATKPRLSVFRSNKEIYAQLIDDVNGVTLLAASSREKEIGKGTNIEVATAVGKLVAEKALKAGIETVTFDRGGYLYHGRIKSLAEGARAAGLKF; from the coding sequence ATGTCATTAACAAAACCTGAAAGAAGACAGAGAATTAGATTCAGAATTAGAAAAACGATTAGTGGTTCAGCTACTAAACCGAGACTATCTGTTTTTAGAAGTAACAAAGAAATTTATGCTCAATTAATTGATGATGTAAATGGTGTTACTTTGTTAGCTGCCTCTTCAAGAGAAAAAGAAATAGGAAAAGGTACGAATATTGAAGTAGCAACTGCAGTTGGTAAATTAGTTGCAGAGAAAGCTTTGAAAGCTGGTATTGAAACAGTAACTTTCGACAGAGGAGGTTATTTATATCATGGTCGTATTAAATCATTAGCAGAAGGCGCAAGAGCGGCTGGGCTTAAATTCTAA
- the rplF gene encoding 50S ribosomal protein L6 yields MSRIGKSPIVIPAGVTVEVKDGIITVKGKNGQLTQEFSDVTVKVEDGQVTIERSSDHKDQRAKHGLYRSLINNMIVGVSEGFTKSLELVGVGYRASNQGQKLDLALGFSHNIILEIAPEVTLETISEKGKNPIVKLTSFDKQLLGQVAAKIRGFRKPEPYKGKGVKFVGEVLRRKAGKSA; encoded by the coding sequence TGTCAAGAATAGGTAAAAGTCCAATTGTAATCCCTGCCGGAGTAACTGTTGAAGTTAAAGATGGTATTATTACTGTAAAAGGAAAAAATGGTCAACTAACACAGGAATTCTCAGATGTTACTGTAAAAGTTGAAGACGGTCAAGTTACAATTGAAAGATCGTCTGATCACAAAGACCAAAGAGCAAAACACGGTTTATACCGTTCTTTAATCAATAATATGATTGTTGGTGTAAGTGAAGGTTTTACTAAATCTTTAGAATTGGTTGGAGTTGGTTATAGAGCTTCAAATCAAGGACAAAAACTAGATTTAGCCTTAGGTTTTTCTCATAATATTATTTTAGAAATCGCTCCAGAGGTAACTTTGGAAACTATTTCTGAAAAAGGAAAGAACCCAATTGTTAAGTTAACTTCTTTTGACAAACAACTTTTAGGACAAGTTGCTGCCAAAATTAGAGGTTTCCGTAAACCAGAGCCTTACAAAGGTAAAGGGGTTAAATTTGTAGGTGAAGTATTAAGAAGAAAAGCAGGTAAATCAGCTTAA